A genomic window from Solanum dulcamara chromosome 11, daSolDulc1.2, whole genome shotgun sequence includes:
- the LOC129874168 gene encoding transcription factor DICHOTOMA-like — MFPFRNSSNGNPILHSSFLSNQILLHQHDLPTHHHYLIDKDNSFSTNNVVIHNSNKIKKPVKKDRHSKILTSQGHRDRRVRLSIEVARKFFDLQDILGYDKPSKTLDWLFTKSKLAIEEVMMSNESKKSIGTPPSINNNSECDHEDVIVPVAAADELTNRVKQERDSRAKARARARERTIKKIWTQIAPNRDVAASHYSNSTRNWNQDDVNPTIMRSMASPTTICCTSSPQVQKAWDSYHGSQI, encoded by the exons ATGTTCCCTTTCAGAAACAGTAGTAATGGGAACCCTATTCTTCACTCATCTTTTCTTAGCAACCAAATACTTCTCCATCAACACGACCTTCCTACTCATCATCATTACTTAATCGATAAGGACAACTCGTTTTCAACAAACAATGTCGTCATCCACAACAGCAACAAGATTAAAAAACCAGTGAAAAAGGATAGACACAGTAAGATTTTGACATCACAGGGGCATAGGGATCGGAGAGTGAGGTTGTCGATAGAGGTTGCTCGAAAGTTCTTTGATTTGCAAGACATACTTGGTTACGACAAACCAAGTAAAACCCTTGATTGGCTATTTACAAAGTCCAAATTAGCCATTGAAGAGGTCATGATGAGTAATGAGTCAAAGAAGAGTATTGGGACTCCTCCATCTATTAACAACAATTCAGAATGTGATCATGAGGATGTTATTGTTCCTGTTGCTGCAGCAGATGAATTAACAAATAGAGTTAAGCAAGAGAGAGATTCAAGGGCCAAGGCTAGAGCAAGAGCTAGAGAAAGAACTATCAAGAAAATCTGGACCCAAATTGCTCCAAATAGAGACGTTGCAGCTTCACATTACAGTAATAGTACACGAAATTGGAATCAAGACGATGTTAATCCAACAATTATGAGATCCATGGCTTCTCCTACTACCATTTGTTGTACCTCGTCACCACAAG TTCAGAAAGCATGGGATTCATATCACGGCAGCCAAATCTGA